The Chelonoidis abingdonii isolate Lonesome George chromosome 15, CheloAbing_2.0, whole genome shotgun sequence genomic interval ATGACCGTAGACCCTAATATCATGCTTTGCCAACCAGAACAAACATGACCTAAAAACACCCAACTTAATATTCATGTAATCCATCCAAGTAACACATCGTTTGGCCTCACTCATGCAATTACCTACCCTTTTGTGATCAGTGCCCACTGGATCTGGTAGAAATACTCAGATGAAGGTGTTGCCCAGCAGTTGTTCAGAACCACTTTAAACCTGAGAGGAAACCAACCAATACGCCGACATCAGCAACAAACTATCTGTCAGCAACAGTTCCGGGTTGTAAATCAATGTGTTTCATACCTGTTACTTAACCCCTTGGCTTCCACTCCAGCAAATACATCTGAACCAATTTCTGAGGTTTCAACGACAAAGGGAGCTTCTTTTTTACTTGAAAACTTGGCATTCTTTGAGAGAAAGAGGCAGCGTGCATTAATAACACCACCAAAGCAAAGACGTGATTATGTAATAAAGCCAAGCACAGAAAAGTGGAGTTCAGAAGTCTGGATTCCCCTGCTCGGGGGTGCTCTGATATGGGATCAGACATGATTAGCTTTACATGTCACTATATACATCCATCTTTGCTAACAGCATTTCCCCCATAATGTCAGATCACAACAGTCACTGACATGATTAAGGCTTAAATTGCCAAGTTGAGTTGCAGGATGGCTCAGGAAACcatcttccttttgtcaggaaaGGGGCTAGCTGGCTACTTTATGTTTTTGTCCAGCAAGAAAGAAGAGGCTTCTGCAAAAGACAGACTGAGTGTGTTTTGCTGAACTGACAAGGTTTGCATGCTCACGTCCATAGGACCCTGAGCCTCACAGCTTTTCATTGCACTGTAGCAAAACAAAGCGAGTAAGAGACTGAAACTGTGTAAACAAAAGAAGTGTGGTGTACAATTCAAAGTGCTATCTGTCtggttagatagatagatacacagcCCCAAAGCTCTACAGAGCCATCTTTCATCTGTTTCTTCCCTCACTTTGTTTTCTAACTTTCTCATTCTCTAGCACTTTTCTCTCACATTCCTCTGGACAAAAAAAGCCTTGAGACATTACAGCTGTCCCTTGTAGCCATAGCTTTGAAATACCCAATAGGCTGCCTGTATTGAACTTAAACCTAAAGACTGTACCTAGGCTAACAACCATGGGATGGTCCGTGACATTAAGACTCTACACTGGTTTATAATTGCTTAGCCTTGTTGCTCCAGTGTGATCTGCCCAGGAGCAGCCGGAAGAATTCTGAGTCAGGCAAAATCCCTCTTGCAGCGAACCACTGAAATGCGCACTCCTGCCCCTCCTGTCAAGTACACTCATTCCACCACATCTGCTGCATTGGCCTCCTCCCAGTAGCAACCTATTgacatgggttttttttgtaaaacaGCAGGTGCTTTCTGTTTGGAGGGCTCTGGCACATTCCTGAGGGTTTAAGACTTGGAAGGGAAAATGTAGGACTccatgctgccctctgctgggagaAAGCAGAATTTTCTACAGCCTTTTTTACAACACAaggtaataataaataataggagACAtgcttatctcctagaactggaagggacctttaaAAGTCATCAaatctagccccctgccttcactagcaggaccaaatactgatttttgcccctgatccctaagtgcccccctcaaggattgaattcacaaccgtgcatttagcaggccaatgctcaaaccactgagctatcctccccccTTTAATGTTTAGCATCCTGAACACACTGGAGAACGTATTTGTTATCTTTGGCCTGAGGtgattaacatatttgaaggcaTGAGACAGCCATAAGCCTAACTCAACATGTTTTAAGATGCCAGCATGGATACTACAACATTCTCTGCCAAGAAACAGAAGGAACCTCTACGTAATGCTGAAGCTACAAGTGGGCTCAGCATCGTTAATCCTAACCCTGCAATGAGCTGCACTTGTGAAGTTGGTTTTCCTGACCTCTATCACTTGACATTGATTTTTCTATTCGTTTCTTCCCCCGGTTTGTTTATTTCATTATGACTTTCATAGGTGCCCACACCAAATTGTGCAGGTTAAAAAGGTTTATGTGGGCATATTGTTACTGAGTCTGTGTGCACAAAGAGCCATTTGGGCAATCAAAGTAGTTGCATGCAAATGGTTATAAAATTCAAGCCCCTTATACTTTTTAGTTTCATTCTGAGCCATTTGGCATCACCATGAGAGAGATTAGCAGAGGTGGGAGGATCCATTTAGTGATAAAACAATATTATGCCCCAAACTGAAGCTGTTTGAATAGTACAAAGAACAGAGCTGATTGCAAAACAATTTCCatctttcaaaacattttgatattatGATCTTTTCTTTTCATCTCCAATTGGGGTAAAAATGAAGTATCAAAGCTTTTCAATGAAAAGttcccccaaattttttttttgaaatgttctgtttcaatccaatgtaatgtttcattttctttctacTCAGTGTTAATCTAtgagctgctgcagtgccccCATGGGGATTGTAGCTGTGGGTCCCTCATTCCATTATTCTTCCCTATGGGCCTTCTGCTCTGTATAGAGTGTGTCCCCCCAAACTATAAGCTAGTCTAACCCTGCTATATGATGCACTACAATAGCTGTAAGAACCTGCCATGCTAGAACCTGGGGGTTCTGGGTCACTGAAGCCATTGCATCACCACACGAGGCTTAGGAGGATCCTGTGATGCTGGTAgagtaaccagatgtcccaattttatagggacagtcccaattttggggtctttttctaatataggctcctattacccctcgcccccttcctgatttttcacatttgctgtctggtcaccctagatgctgGGCTCAGTAGGAGGTAACGCCCAGCAGGACTTGAGTGGCAGCTCCTCACAGCCCACTGACTGTCTGGCACCAGTACTTAAACCAGGAAGTCATTACACGGAGCTGTCTAAGAAACAACAtagactgcctgcctgcctctgcttcaGACCCTCTGTGTTAGAGACCCGAGATTCCAGCTTCTGTCTCCTGACACCTGTCTTCTGCTTTGCCTTCTGGCCTGTCTTGGACTCTGGCTTTCTGGGACCCGACCAGGCCTGACTCCCGCTCTGACCACTAAGTCTGACCACTCTGGTTGTGACAGTAGCTCAGCAATGAGGAGAAAAGAAACTGGACTGTCTCATGAGAGAATGAGTCTGGCTTGGAAGCTGGGCCCACTTGGGCAAATGGGGGCATGAGTGACCTGGAACTACAACTCCCGTGAGGCACCGTGGCAGCTATTTTGGAGCTGGTGGAAAGTTCCACCAAAACTGAGCTTTTTTCCCATGCTCTaaagataaaatgttttgtttggaatATTTTGAGCAGCCCTAATGAAGTAGTGATTCACTTATGTTTTGCCAATACATGTCATGAGTTAGCTGCACACTTATTCATAGTGGTCATTATTTGTGGTCTGTGAGCACTCTTGTAGGACTATTGGCTGTTTGTGACTCCTCCTTGGAACCTCAAGAAATTTAGTTCAAATAATTAACTTGGTTAAAGAACAGACTGGAAATACCTTGTTCATTCTCCATCATTTGTTGTTCTCTCATCATTCAGCCAGGAACTAGCAACAGTACTGTGGTACTTAACAGATCAGTCACATACCACAAATAACGAACATAAGCGGGGACCAATGCCTTTGGTTGTCGGTTCCCTAAAGCCAGCGGGGATGGGGAAGATTCCACTGTTACCCTAAATCCAGTACGTATAGGGGAAGATTCCATCTATCCAAGCCCTGCAGAGGATCCATATGCAAAGTCTCCCCATAGCCTGGCCTCAGGATTTGGCTCCATGTCATTACTAGTCATTAGTGTTGCGTTTCATTCATGCAAAATCTAGGCTACTGGGTTACCCTCCACTTACCCTGTGATTTGATGGAAATAGATTATGGGTTAGTTGCTGCTCTGTCAATACAGacagaccctccaccccctgaaaAGGTGGtagaactttaaaagaaaatcttgctGGCATGGGGCAAACATTGGAAATCAAATCCAGTGTGAACTAAAGATCTCAGGGGAACACTAAACAGCCAGCTCATCAGAGAACAGGTAAGCAAATTTCAGGAGGAATGAAAACGGCTTCTATATTTAGTGAGACTGGAGGATAGCAGCAGTGGCTGTGGATTCACACTGTTCTTTGTTTAGGCTAGAAGCAAAGTTTGGCTGTTTCTTCTGACACCAATCAAATCTGTAACCATGCAAGAGAGAAACACACTTCTAGTCAGTGAAATCTATGCCACAAAGGGACATTACGTATTTTAGAAATGGTATATGAGCTATTCTGTTCCATCTAGATTGATCCTTATTAATTTATTAGAAATAAGGCCCCCCTACAAATCCCATGTTAATTAGCTGCTACATAGTGACAGTGTGCTCAGTACCGTACAAAACAGAGGCTATGTGCTCCTTTTCCCATGGCTCTTATGGCTGGATTCCCTTCTCACGGATGCTGGGCGAAATATGGAACAGCTCCCATGAAGTGAGTGAACTCACCCCAGTGTGCAGGCGCTGACAGACTAAATACTGGATGACAAGGAGCACTTACAGAGTAGAAGTTGAGGGATAATTGACTTTCAAATGAACCGGAGCTCCCATTCTTCACATGGACTGTCGCCACTCTAGAAAATTGAGAAAATTTTGTATGACTGCAACATATGCTATTGATAATGGAGCCAGCCCCGTGCTGAAAACGGGGGAGTCCGTTCCTCCTGGTGGAGTTACCTTTGGTCAAAGGCAGCCTGGCTGACCAAGTAGTTCGCATGGtaagtgcaggtgaatgaataATTCACAGGCTGGCTCTTCACAATTACCGAGCTGTCGTTGGAGACAATGGAGTTGTAGAAGTGATAGATAGGGTTTTTAAACTGCAGTCGGGGGGACAAAGAGAGAAATGCTGGCAGTGAAAATTGGATGCAAACTGGGACCTCTGCCCGACGTTTGAAACAGGAAAAGGCAGTTCTCATGTCATAAATGATCAGCAGAACAGTCTGTTCTGGTTCTTCATGCATTTGTGTTACATTAGAACCTTGAGGCCCCATTTGCCGAGAGCTGGACACACAAGTAATGAAAACTGTAATGTTAGCACATGCACACAGAGATGAATAGCACATGGACCTAACCCCAGGGAGCAGGACCGTCTGGCTGCTCACATAAATGTCAGTGATCCATAATGTTGAAAAGCGTTAGAGCCTTTGACAAATTGTCAGAGTTTATATCCTGTCTGCCTCAgttatatatatgcacatatagCCTAATCCAAAGAACATTAATGGtcatgggaatctttccactgacttcagtgggctttggaatgGGCCCAGGCTGTACAAAGTAGCTGCCAACTCTTGGGAAGTGAATTTTTGCCCATGATGTACTTACCTCTGATTGAGTTCCACAGTAGGACTTGTTTTGGGGGGATAAATCTGGAATTGTGAATTGGTAATATCCCGAATCATGAACTCCATTGTAGCAAACGCCTCCAAGAGCCAACTGATTAACCTCCCATCCATAGGGACATTCGGGAATTTTTGTAATGATGGTTTTAGGATAGCAATACACCAAAATGAtgtctaaaaggaaaaaaaatacaggtaTTCTAAGTTGCATTTTCCTGCTGAGATTGATCTAGATCTGAACTTTGTGGGTAGTGTTTGCATCTGGAGTTTACATTTGGACCTGCCTTTACCTCAAACTAGACTAAGGATCTGATTCAGgaccactgaggtcaatggaagtttaTCTACTAACTTTAGAGGAAGCCTGTTTGAGGCCTATGGGAATTTGGCATTTGAATCCCATTGGATTTATATCTATTGGGATTTGCCTGACTAAACCCCTTtaggtgtctttgaaaatccAATCCACTAGCCTAAATCTATAGAGCAAACCATCTTAACCTAAATTTTTTGTGTGAAATTCTGTCCCCATTGGAGTCTGGGGGagttttgtctttgacttcagagggggcagaatttcaccctttgtgtaaatgttattaaaattagAACAGCTAatcaaagaacaaagaaaaaatgaagtgaaATCATACTATAATGAAATTGGTCAGATTAGAGTATGTTAATATTGTGGGCCCAGATCTTTAGCTGATGTCAATTAGCATatcaccattgacttcactggaaataATCTGGGTAAGTGTGTTTGTTGTCTTCAGTAGACCTACATCTATTCATAGCAGCTTTAGATCCAGGCCATACCAGTACTAAAAGTTTGTATATTACCCATCGCTCTAGATACAGTGCCAATGTAAACATAACTCTCACAATTTTCAAGCCAAAATGCAGTGCGCAAAAGATGAAACAAACAGACCAACCTTTTTAATAATGATCAGTACAGAGACATGAACATGAACTTGAACATGAAGATGAAGTACAGATATTACACATCACAGCTATAGGGTTGCTTACTTGGTCTTGCGGGGATTGTGTGTCTTATTTACACAGAATCAGGTTGCATGAATttgaatatataaaaaataaaagcagcctaAACACTGCTGGGCTGAAAATTAATAAGACTGCCAgttacagaaacaaaatattcttaaaaaaaccccaaaccaaagaaCACAACTGCTTATGGGATACACAGGGCGTGATCCTGAATTCACTGAATATCTACCGGCTTTGCTTTGAGTTGTAGGTGCTCAAGGAAGACAGGATTGAGAATGTAGTTGTGGAGACATTAATaatttccagttttttaaaatcaatgaacTTTCAAAACTCCCAGCCTGATCCTCTCTGTAAATGCGCTCTGATCCTGCACCCACACAAGTAACTCTGCACACATTAGTAGACCTActgtgggactactcacatgagtaaagctcCTTACTCATGAGCATCTGTTAAAATTCATCAATAGCTCATGGAAATGATTCCTGCTGATCCATTTTGACACAAACACCGTGGACATGCAGATAAAGCAATACTTTATATTCTAAGGGCTCCTGGATGAATTTCTAATACATGTTCTCTAATTTTTGAAAGTTGCAAGccaaggtcccagtcctgcacttAATCAGTTGGGCTCCCAGGCAGAATTCAGTGTAGGATCAGAAAGTTACTTCCCTTCCTCCAATACATACCCTGGTTATATATGTTAGGTTTCCAACCCTACAAACCCTTAGGCATGCCAGTAGCCCAATGGAGTCAATgaaactactcacatgagtaacgcTTGCTTATGTGGCAAGGTGCAGGATGTAGCCCTTGATATGCTTTATATTCATTTCTATTTTCAGGGTTgttttaggtcctgatcctgcagataTGCATacatacttaactttatgcactgtgacTGCGTCTTAGTTTGTTTTCTGTGCTAGCTGAGACTAAACTCAGACCAATAAAAACGGTGCCAGAATTAAAAACTTGAAAGCCTATAATTTAAATCCCTCAAGACAGATATTTCATTGCTACCTAACCAGAAACGCTTTGGCTTCTTTTAACTGTGAAAGAAGAtcttatttagaaaaataaatcaaagttaTTTTACCTGCTTTATTTGGACTGCAAGGGGCTGCAAAGGCTTGAACCAAGATGTCCAGCAGATAAAGAGCAACAATCACCATTTCTTCCAAGGGGCCGAGAATACACTGGTAACAAAAGCAGAGTTTGTCTTTTAGAATGCTGTTGGGTCTTAacgcatttttttaaaatgttgatttttttttaaaaagagaaaatgtctatgaaattttccattaattgcaatcatagaattgtagatgTGGTTTCACATACTCCTTAGTCACTGTTGGAAAAATCATTTTGTAATATTGATACGTCATCCAGCTTGATTGCAATTGCCGCTCAGAACTATTTACTGAGCACTTCTGCCTCTTTGGCATCATTATTCAGAATTTTAGCATCTGAGTCTAGTAATGGATCTGTACCACTGctagcattttttgtttttttcttttggttcctATAAAAGTCACAGAACAAAAGAGCTACAAATATGAATTAATTGAAATTAGACAATGAATATGAAGGAAAAAAGAtgagcaggaaaaaaatcaagcaagaaaataagaagaaaggagaagagcTAATTGGAAGGAGGAAGAAGTGTAGAGGTGAGTAAACATACATACTTTACTTAGCCAACCAGAGAAACTATTCTCATATTCAGTCCGGCTGTTTGTTATCCTGCAATATATATCCCACTTTCTCATGCAAAGCTGTTGAGAGAACAATGTGATTTCTCCTTTAATATTAGCCTTTGAGTTTGCAAAATAGCAATATGAATTAATAGTATTAAGAGTTCAGCCacctgcaagctgctctgcccCAATGCAGGAACgtcccagcacagagcagcttgcaggatcaaatACTTGCATTTTTCCACACTAGGCACTTTTTAGGTAATTCCTCTAGCTTACACAGATCGCTCAGCAGACAGAAATAACAAGTAGCATTTAGCCAATAATGCGCTCTGAtagagaaacgattttttccttgGAATTAGTATTTTCAacacaaaaacattttcaatcaATCAGCCTGTTTTTCTAATAATATATAAACTGTTTAAACTGTATATCCAAGTGgcaattccttttttaaaaaatcacatgcaCCTATAAGAAGTTAAGGAATATAATACCTACAAGACAAGAACAGACAGAGGATTCAGGTGTTCATTCTCCCTGTTTTATTCTGCTAGCTGTGTATCTACTTTTCCCAGGATGTCCTTCTTTCAAATGACTCCAGCTGGCGTTATCGTCACTTTATATAGGCCATCTTGTGAAAGGGATCCATCTTTGGTTAAAGCTCAATCAAGCAGTAGTATCCAATAGGGCAGGATGGTCAAAGAGAATTGTACAAAGTAACTGAATGGAAAGTTCAGTTCCCCTGCTCTAGATTAGACATTACTAATGCTATCTGAATGAGGTTTAAACATATTTATTACGGTCTTCAAACAGAGTTCTGCTAACAGTATCAAAGTTGCACCAAATTTGTTTTACATCTTATCTTGGAAGATAGtatgcagatttttatttattggCAGAAAGCCAGTTGTCTGCTGACTGAAACCTGCTTACTTAAAAGATACTGAATGACCATTGGGGGAGAATGTCAAACAGGCACAAGGTAACTATGTGTCAGgaagcagggcctgcagcagactCACTCTCCAGGCAATCTAATAAGTGCAGCTAGCCTTTAGCAGGCTGCCTGATTCGCTCCATCACCTGGCTGGTTGGACGGATCAGCAGACTGGCTCTTCagaccagctgcagcagcagttcaCTGGCTGCTCAAAGCTTTTGCCCACAGTTATGATAGGTCCTGTGCCTGCTTGGTCccaggaccacccagaggattctgggggcttggggcaaagcgaGGGAGCTGTGGCGTTTATACTCACCCagcagtggtccgggtctttggcggcactttggcggtgggggacccttcagtcgctctgcctcttcggcagcactgaagggcccccccgccgccaaaatgtcACCGAAGACTCAGACTGCCACTAGGCCAGGGCTTGCTGGGCATTTCGGTGGCagagggcccttcagtcgctctgcgtcttcagcagcactgaaggcccccccgccgccgaaatgccggcTGAAGTCCCGGACTGTCACCGGGCCAGGGCTTggggggcaaattgcctcacttgcccccccctccccccgggcagccctgcttgGTCCAGCCCTGCTTTTGCCTTACCTGGTCTAACCATTGGGTCTGATTCCTGACCTCTGACTTTGGATCCAACCCTTGgctctggtatctggctgctgaATTTACTTCCAACCTTGGGCTCTGCCTCTGTCAGTGATCCTTGGCTTGGGCACCTCTCtgccctgaccactaggcatgactgcccacaTCCTGGTCACGGATGCTACATGCCCAACTCTTATCGAATATCTATGGGAGTTAGGGCCTAGCTCACttggatgtttttgaaaatcccaccctctaATGTCACTCAGATACAGGAGAGAATATTCAATAAATTATCTGCCAGTGTTGGGGCTTTTTCATATGTCAGTAGATTTTATTATCCTTTAACAGAGGCTCACATGAATCCAAACTGGAATATATTCCCTTACGTGGGACTTGCCTTTTGCTTCTAATCCCAGAAAAGCATCCATAATGGGTAAAAGTCACCCATGTGCGGAGAGCCAGATCAAAAGGCCTATATACACCATGCACTGTGGCCAGCTGTGGCTGCAAATGTATGTGGGTAGCAGCACATgtaacctgtggcttccccatGACAGTAGATCATACGGAGACCCAGTGATCATGACTGTAGCTCATTCACATTCTGTCCTTTACCAGGCTGTATACTAGGAGGTGCTGagtctgcccccagccctgctaccagtgttccctctaatttcttACGTCCatttgcagaatgaattttgttatgggcACCAATATGTAGGTGATGTGCGGTAGgagtggggccgaggggttcggagtgtgggagggtggtcagggctggggcagtgggttggatgtggggggatgagggctccagccaggggtgaaggctctggggtagggccggggatgaggggtttagggtgcagaagggagctcagggctggagcagcgggttggggtgtgggggggtacaggctctggggtggggtggggatgaggggttttcgggtgcaggctgctctggggctgtggCGGGGAAAGAGGACTCCCCGCAGCCttctctcactgcagcagctgtGGGCAAGGTAAGAGGCATCTCTCCTCAGCCACGGCAGCTccggtggggctgggctggcagtcCTGGCAAAAAGGTGCCTCTCCCGGGCTGTGGCAGCTCTGATGGGGCCAGACTGGGCTGGGGGGCGGGCtagggctcctctccccagcagctccaatggggttgggctgggctgggccgggccgggggAGTGGTACCTCTCCATGACTGTGCGGCTCTTGATGGCCTGCAGCcgcgcagcttacagggaacttagcctGCTACACAGTAGGAAGTTGgcatttttactgtatttgggGACTTCAGAGGGTGCAGATGTCCAGTGAGGATTTTCCtatagctggttgaaatttttcaaaagaaaaacagctaaattaaaaaaaagaaaagcctttcgttcaaaatgaaaattatgcAAAAAATCCCCCGtcccttttatttgtttgcaAAACTCTTGCTgacttttttaaattacaaattttTGTCAAAGATTTATATCAGAAACCACTAGAAACTGCTATCAAAACATTGATTGAAATATTTAAGCTGTCTGAAAACCTTATTTTCAGAAAGCTACATGTTTTGATAATGGTATCAATAAAAACGTCAATTAACAATTttgccaaaaggaaaaaaaattgctctaTTATGGATCCTGCAAAATGTAAACAACTTccacattttgaatttttcataaaacttcccccccaaaaaccaaaaaaaaccagcCTAGATTTTCCCAATAAAATGTATACAACTAAAGTGATTCCTTACATGGTGAGTTAGTATTAGGGAAGTTTTTAATATGTATTAGCATTTCTAATGAGATGGCAACTCCCTCTTCTCTTTTGGATAAATACTTTCTACTCCTgccattttttctccttcttatTCCTAAGGAGATGAGTTAGTCACAAATATCACAAGCAGTTTGTTCTTGGGGTGTACTGGAGGGGAACTTGATCTAAAAATAAGCAATAAGTTATGTGGAATTCTAGGATATTAGAGGAACAAGGTAgatgagttaatatcttttattggctcagcttctgttggtgagagagacaagtctgAGTCCTAATTTTCAGTTCTGTGTAACCTCGAAacattgtctctctcaccaatagaaactggtccaataaaagatactacctcacccaccttgtctctctaatgtggAATTATAGTAATATAAACACTATTTTCTTAATAGTAAAAATGTTGGGGTCATCTTAGGCTAAgaatttttaagcagaactccccaATGATTTCATTACACTGTGAAGGTACAATATAGCTCAGgatatttaaagtaaaaatagTGGAATACTGGACCAAATAATTCCCAATTCCATATTTCAAACAACAAGCCACAAGCCTGACTCTGCAACCTTTAGTCGCATAAGAATTGCAAGACTAGACCAGAGTACATTAAATAGAATGTTCCTTTTGCCCTCATGGGCCCAATTCCGTAAATCATTATCAattgattaaaatgaaattactTACACATGTATTGACATGCAAGATCAGGCCACTTGACCCTAGTGCACTGTCATTGCAACTGAGTTAAAGAATAGTCCATTATACAAGAACTAGAGAGCATGAGTGAGTTGGTTTAATCCAATTACAGATGAGCCTGGGCCCTGACCAGAAATCCTGGAATTGGTGATATTGAAAATCCAGATCTATAAGTAACTTTATAAAGCCCAAATCCAAATGTCTACTCATTTCTTGATCCAAAATTAAATGGAACACTtgtggtgcgtgtgtgtgtgttgtaacaacaaacaa includes:
- the TECTB gene encoding beta-tectorin — protein: MVIVALYLLDILVQAFAAPCSPNKADIILVYCYPKTIITKIPECPYGWEVNQLALGGVCYNGVHDSGYYQFTIPDLSPQNKSYCGTQSEFKNPIYHFYNSIVSNDSSVIVKSQPVNYSFTCTYHANYLVSQAAFDQRVATVHVKNGSSGSFESQLSLNFYSNAKFSSKKEAPFVVETSEIGSDVFAGVEAKGLSNRFKVVLNNCWATPSSEYFYQIQWALITKGCATDNSILVHENGKNSRATFQFNAFRFQNIPKLSKVWLHCETHVCDSEKFSCPLPCEKRKRRTEQTGGVLAAEFAVHSGGLSSYYNFPAILSHLIFMLGICAVLL